Proteins encoded within one genomic window of Cytophagales bacterium:
- a CDS encoding type IV pili methyl-accepting chemotaxis transducer N-terminal domain-containing protein, with translation MRTLTSKYITVLAILTIAIMASQLFMQKTINDSKTDARIINISGRQRMLSQKITKASLKLSSAQDVKEFESAKSELTKALQLWSSSHEKLQSGNAELDVSQFNESVQLRRLFAAIEPHFDTIRLAAMYLINSEYDLQTDAATLTTIQSNLDQITENEAPFLDLMNQITFEYDRLASNKISFLSKIEYGLLGITLLLIVIEVLLVFLPMFKSSKVKDQKIDELNSILDEEKSFATGQIDQANKMIHNLRKIARKLKLELDQNQKNHALSAGEQLKLYLDLKEQNTRLKENNDLLKMQFREFSGKHLSNN, from the coding sequence ATGAGAACCTTAACTTCAAAATACATTACCGTACTCGCCATTTTGACGATAGCCATCATGGCGAGTCAGCTATTCATGCAAAAAACGATCAATGACAGTAAAACGGACGCCCGGATCATCAACATTTCCGGAAGGCAAAGAATGCTGAGTCAAAAGATCACCAAAGCTTCCCTCAAACTGTCCTCTGCCCAAGATGTCAAAGAGTTTGAAAGCGCCAAATCTGAACTCACCAAGGCACTACAATTATGGTCCAGTAGTCACGAGAAATTGCAGTCCGGAAATGCCGAGCTAGATGTTAGTCAATTCAATGAATCAGTTCAACTTCGACGACTTTTTGCAGCCATCGAACCTCATTTTGATACCATTAGATTGGCAGCAATGTATCTGATCAACAGCGAATATGACCTTCAAACAGATGCAGCGACCCTTACAACCATTCAATCCAATCTGGACCAGATCACCGAAAATGAAGCTCCGTTCCTTGATTTAATGAATCAAATCACGTTTGAATACGATCGATTGGCTTCCAACAAGATCAGTTTCCTCTCTAAAATCGAATATGGATTACTGGGAATTACACTCTTGTTGATTGTGATCGAGGTGCTACTGGTATTTCTACCCATGTTCAAGTCATCCAAGGTGAAAGATCAAAAAATTGATGAGTTGAATTCTATACTGGACGAGGAAAAATCCTTTGCCACAGGACAGATCGATCAGGCCAATAAAATGATCCATAACCTTCGAAAAATCGCTAGAAAACTAAAGCTGGAACTGGATCAAAATCAGAAAAACCATGCACTCAGTGCAGGGGAACAATTGAAATTGTACCTGGATCTTAAAGAACAGAACACCCGATTAAAAGAAAATAATGACTTATTGAAAATGCAGTTCCGGGAGTTTTCAGGTAAGCATCTATCTAATAATTAA
- a CDS encoding molybdopterin-dependent oxidoreductase: MEVRNRLKKNSYKTTCSYCGVGCGIVVSKDRNDRLHIEGDEDHPVNRGMLCSKGMNLHYTVMDQSDRLTHPKMRWSRNHPMQEVPWDAAFNRMAAVFKTFIQQHGPDSVGLYVSGQCLTEEYYLANKLVKGFLGTNNIDTNSRLCMSSAVVAYKETLGDDAVPISYEDIELSDCLFIAGANPAWCHPILFRRIETHKQTRPDTKIIVVDPRVTESAAMADLHLQVHPGTDQYLFYAIARFLIEQGMIDQKFIEEHTDGFDAFAKEVKKKTLKEYSSICKVPIDDIVTAARWIGKSKGFLTLWAMGLNQSTSGVNQNLALINLNLITGKIGKPGNGPFSLTGQPNAMGGREVGGLANLLAAHKNLNNPEHRQEVADFWGVNEIQPKPGLTATEMFESLKSGKMKAIWIICTNPSVSMPNARLVDEALKTASFVVVQDISKNSDTVQYADLILPAASWLEKEGTMTNSERRITYLPKVVDAPGVALPDAEIIMRFARKMGYHGFDFPNTESIYNEHTALTKGTPIDISGLTYDKLKAARSIQWPVPTADHRGTPRLFEDGQFLTPTGKANILTNGPSNQHESTNEEFPLILTTGRVRDQWHTMTKTGKVAKLRKHIGKPQLEIHPSDAECRGIKDSDPVIITSARGEVQVTAKLTDRIKKGVVFLPMHWGKTLQNDRTRANNLTNDQYDPKSKQPGYKFTAVQVKPLKIPKRKIIVVGAGAASFRFVNTYRDHIREDEIHVFSKEAWPYYNRVLLPDYVNETKAWDDLLKFTEEEIDGLDLQLYPSNPITRVNREAKTVIDHEGTTHHYDVLILATGSRAFVPPNSNIELPQVFTMRDRQNADDLKKSISRDSHVLVIGGGLLGLELAAALAEIEIPTTIVQLGSRLMERQLDPVASAMLREYVEELGIRIYTNDQVMDIQEAQDQTLTVSLKSGNHVEVNAVVYAIGTRPNIELATESGLDCGRGVVVNEYLQTSDPDVFALGEIAEYDKKLCGITAAAEQQADTCAKFLLGDLSSYYQGTQPMNILKFPSLDLCSVGIAEIPPNSQHYHEITFLDREALYYKKCIIHNDKLVGTILMGDKSEFAEFKEMIDNGTELSEKRLKLLRSGKPTTPSKGKLVCSCNNVGVGNLTDAIHAGNEDLNSVCETTGAGLGCGSCKSEVKRIIEQTLVADLS, encoded by the coding sequence GTGGAGGTACGAAATCGGCTAAAGAAAAATTCATATAAAACCACCTGTTCGTATTGCGGGGTTGGATGTGGCATTGTTGTTTCGAAAGATCGAAATGATCGTTTACACATTGAGGGGGACGAAGATCATCCGGTGAACCGGGGCATGCTTTGCTCGAAGGGAATGAACCTCCATTATACGGTCATGGACCAAAGTGATCGGCTGACACATCCAAAAATGCGATGGAGTCGCAATCATCCCATGCAGGAAGTCCCCTGGGACGCAGCGTTTAATCGAATGGCTGCCGTTTTCAAGACGTTCATTCAGCAACACGGGCCAGATAGTGTAGGTCTTTATGTTTCCGGGCAGTGCCTCACTGAAGAATACTACCTCGCCAACAAATTGGTGAAGGGATTTCTTGGAACGAATAACATTGACACCAACAGTAGACTTTGCATGAGCTCGGCTGTGGTGGCCTATAAAGAAACACTGGGTGACGATGCAGTTCCAATTAGCTACGAAGACATTGAGTTATCAGATTGCTTGTTCATTGCCGGAGCGAACCCTGCCTGGTGCCATCCTATATTGTTTCGCCGCATAGAAACGCACAAACAAACCCGACCAGACACCAAAATCATTGTGGTAGATCCAAGGGTGACAGAAAGTGCGGCCATGGCGGATCTGCACTTACAGGTTCATCCCGGGACAGATCAATACCTTTTTTATGCTATCGCTCGCTTCCTCATTGAGCAGGGCATGATCGACCAAAAATTCATTGAGGAGCATACGGATGGTTTTGATGCATTCGCCAAAGAGGTCAAAAAGAAAACGTTGAAGGAATACTCTTCCATCTGCAAGGTTCCTATCGACGATATCGTTACGGCCGCGCGATGGATCGGCAAATCCAAAGGCTTTCTCACCTTATGGGCCATGGGGCTTAACCAAAGCACATCAGGTGTCAATCAGAATCTGGCATTGATCAACCTGAACTTGATCACAGGAAAAATCGGAAAACCTGGAAATGGACCTTTTTCTCTCACTGGACAGCCCAATGCCATGGGAGGCCGGGAAGTGGGAGGTCTGGCCAACCTTTTAGCTGCTCACAAAAACCTCAATAATCCTGAGCATCGTCAAGAAGTCGCTGATTTCTGGGGGGTAAATGAAATCCAACCAAAACCCGGCCTGACCGCTACAGAAATGTTTGAGTCACTGAAGTCGGGAAAAATGAAAGCGATCTGGATCATTTGCACCAATCCCTCGGTCAGTATGCCTAATGCACGACTCGTAGATGAGGCCTTGAAAACCGCCAGCTTTGTGGTGGTTCAGGACATTTCAAAAAACAGCGATACGGTCCAATATGCTGACCTGATCTTGCCGGCAGCTTCCTGGCTGGAAAAGGAAGGTACTATGACTAATTCCGAACGGCGAATCACGTACTTGCCCAAAGTCGTAGATGCACCAGGGGTCGCGCTTCCGGATGCAGAGATCATCATGCGATTTGCAAGGAAAATGGGCTATCATGGCTTTGATTTTCCGAATACAGAATCCATTTATAACGAACATACAGCCCTCACGAAAGGCACACCGATCGACATTTCGGGGCTCACCTACGATAAACTGAAAGCCGCCCGATCCATTCAATGGCCTGTGCCCACAGCTGATCATCGAGGGACTCCCCGATTGTTTGAAGACGGACAATTCCTCACGCCAACCGGAAAAGCCAACATCCTTACCAATGGCCCCAGTAATCAGCATGAATCAACTAATGAGGAATTTCCTTTGATCCTGACCACTGGCAGGGTTCGGGATCAATGGCACACCATGACCAAAACCGGGAAGGTGGCCAAGCTCAGAAAACACATCGGTAAACCGCAGTTGGAGATCCATCCTTCAGATGCAGAATGTCGAGGGATCAAAGATTCAGACCCAGTGATCATCACAAGCGCTCGCGGTGAGGTGCAAGTCACAGCGAAACTGACCGATCGCATCAAAAAAGGGGTGGTTTTTCTGCCCATGCACTGGGGCAAAACCCTACAAAATGACCGGACACGTGCCAATAATCTGACCAACGATCAATACGATCCCAAGTCGAAGCAACCTGGCTACAAGTTCACCGCGGTACAGGTAAAGCCATTGAAAATTCCTAAAAGAAAGATCATTGTCGTCGGTGCGGGAGCGGCTTCTTTTCGATTTGTCAATACTTATCGTGACCACATTCGTGAAGATGAAATTCATGTCTTCTCCAAAGAAGCGTGGCCTTATTATAATCGGGTGTTGCTGCCAGATTATGTGAATGAAACCAAGGCCTGGGATGACCTGCTCAAATTCACCGAAGAAGAAATTGATGGATTGGACTTGCAGCTTTATCCCAGTAATCCTATTACCAGAGTCAATCGGGAAGCTAAAACCGTAATTGACCATGAGGGCACCACCCATCATTATGACGTACTGATTTTAGCCACTGGTAGCCGTGCATTTGTCCCGCCCAATTCCAACATTGAATTGCCGCAGGTATTTACCATGCGCGATCGGCAAAATGCGGATGACCTGAAAAAATCAATATCCCGAGATAGCCATGTATTGGTGATTGGTGGAGGACTCCTTGGATTGGAATTAGCAGCCGCTTTGGCTGAAATCGAGATCCCCACGACGATTGTACAGCTTGGATCCCGCTTGATGGAGCGTCAACTCGATCCGGTAGCTAGCGCCATGTTGAGAGAATATGTGGAAGAATTAGGCATTCGCATCTATACCAATGATCAAGTGATGGACATTCAGGAAGCGCAGGACCAAACGTTAACGGTCAGTTTGAAAAGTGGCAATCATGTCGAGGTAAATGCGGTGGTCTATGCCATTGGAACCCGACCAAATATTGAATTGGCGACTGAATCAGGACTGGATTGTGGACGTGGGGTGGTTGTGAATGAATACCTGCAAACCTCCGACCCGGATGTCTTTGCTTTAGGAGAAATTGCAGAGTATGACAAGAAACTTTGTGGTATTACCGCCGCTGCAGAACAACAAGCAGATACTTGTGCCAAGTTTTTATTAGGAGACCTTTCCAGCTACTATCAAGGCACCCAACCCATGAATATCCTGAAGTTTCCAAGTCTAGACTTGTGCTCAGTGGGCATTGCCGAAATCCCTCCCAATAGCCAGCATTATCATGAAATTACCTTCCTGGACCGGGAAGCCCTGTACTATAAGAAATGCATCATTCACAATGATAAGCTGGTCGGGACCATTCTGATGGGTGATAAATCCGAATTCGCAGAATTCAAGGAGATGATCGACAATGGGACAGAGTTATCCGAAAAAAGATTGAAACTGCTGCGATCCGGGAAACCCACCACGCCTTCCAAAGGGAAGCTGGTTTGCTCCTGTAACAATGTGGGTGTGGGCAACCTGACTGACGCGATCCATGCCGGGAATGAAGACTTGAACTCCGTCTGTGAAACCACTGGCGCAGGGCTTGGTTGTGGCAGCTGCAAGTCGGAGGTCAAGCGGATCATCGAACAAACTTTAGTCGCTGACCTATCTTAA
- a CDS encoding rubredoxin domain-containing protein: MGKKKEVKELVRVFVKGGIISPGDFLKVLIVAEKLGAEYIHFGSRQDILLPVKEQDQVSLEQTFQSIRTEYEINTFNYQNISSSYVSQDILPSKAWLVSHIYHYVLDSFDYRPQLRINVVDSSQSLVPLFTGQINFVASNQENFWYVYLRFRNIEETPWQMPLLVYTEDLVKVAQTVEKHYLDGSVDNYQDLFRHVSETTQMNTQPVTEDLVLPETHFPYYEGMNRLRDDKNWLGLYWRSNEYRISTLQAIMKRCIDTEVGKVSLTPWKSFIIKGISDKDLIGWEKLMGKFGMNLRHSALELNWHLPALDREALELKFYLVRELDKQDISTYGLTFTIKTSDDITLFTSIVIEKHTISPETTTYNILYSKNFNANEIEYRTYAADVPKSVLTSLIVELSQMYFDNLDDSSPESHKVKQINDQISDRVYQCSHCLTLYDPTYGDPKANILSGTLFGDLHKDYCCPTCGADKSAFALLR, encoded by the coding sequence ATGGGCAAAAAAAAGGAGGTGAAAGAGCTGGTCAGGGTTTTTGTGAAAGGGGGCATCATTTCTCCAGGAGATTTCCTGAAGGTTTTGATTGTGGCCGAAAAACTCGGTGCCGAATACATTCATTTCGGATCTCGGCAAGACATTTTATTGCCGGTGAAAGAACAGGATCAGGTATCTCTGGAGCAAACTTTCCAATCCATTCGAACCGAATACGAGATCAACACCTTCAATTACCAGAACATCTCCAGTTCCTATGTTTCACAGGACATATTGCCTTCGAAAGCATGGTTGGTTTCTCACATTTACCACTACGTTCTAGACAGCTTCGACTACCGGCCTCAATTACGGATCAATGTGGTAGACTCTTCTCAAAGTCTGGTTCCACTGTTCACCGGTCAAATCAATTTTGTCGCTTCTAATCAGGAGAATTTTTGGTATGTCTATCTGAGATTCAGGAACATTGAAGAAACGCCCTGGCAAATGCCCTTGCTCGTGTACACTGAGGACCTGGTCAAAGTGGCACAAACGGTAGAAAAACATTACCTGGATGGGTCGGTCGACAATTATCAGGACCTATTTCGACACGTTTCGGAAACGACCCAGATGAATACGCAGCCCGTAACGGAAGACCTGGTGTTACCCGAAACGCATTTTCCATATTACGAAGGAATGAACCGACTAAGGGACGATAAAAACTGGTTGGGTCTGTACTGGAGAAGTAATGAATATCGCATTTCTACTTTACAGGCCATCATGAAGCGGTGCATTGATACAGAGGTCGGAAAAGTCTCGCTTACACCGTGGAAGTCCTTCATCATTAAAGGCATCTCGGACAAAGACTTGATCGGATGGGAAAAACTGATGGGGAAATTCGGGATGAACCTACGCCATTCTGCCCTGGAGCTCAACTGGCATTTACCCGCTTTAGACCGGGAGGCACTCGAACTCAAATTTTATCTGGTTCGCGAATTGGACAAGCAGGACATCAGCACCTACGGATTGACCTTCACCATCAAGACCTCCGATGATATCACGTTATTTACGTCGATCGTTATAGAAAAGCATACGATTTCACCAGAAACAACTACCTACAACATCCTTTACAGCAAGAATTTCAATGCCAATGAGATCGAATATCGGACCTATGCGGCTGATGTTCCAAAGAGTGTGTTGACCTCTTTGATTGTGGAATTGAGTCAGATGTATTTCGATAATTTGGACGACAGTTCACCTGAGTCTCACAAGGTCAAGCAAATCAATGATCAGATCAGCGATCGCGTGTATCAGTGTTCCCATTGCCTGACACTCTATGATCCAACTTATGGCGATCCAAAAGCAAATATTTTATCCGGCACGCTATTCGGGGACTTACATAAAGATTATTGCTGCCCTACTTGCGGAGCGGATAAGAGTGCGTTTGCGTTGTTGAGATAG
- the proS gene encoding proline--tRNA ligase produces MGKGIPSRSEDYSLWYNELVKKAGLAENSPVRGCMVIKPYGFAIWEKMQQTLDQMFKDTGHSNAYFPLFIPKSHLSREADHVEGFAKECAVVTHYRLKTNEEGTGVEVDPEAKLEEELIVRPTSETVIWDSYKNWIQSYRDLPLLLNQWANVVRWEMRTRLFLRTAEFLWQEGHTAHATKQEAQDETVQMLNVYAEFVEKFMGVPVIKGVKTESERFAGAEDTYCIEAMMQDGKALQAGTSHFLGQNFAKAFDVKFATKEGKEEYVWGSSWGVSTRLMGALIMAHSDDEGLVLPPNLAPIQVVIVPIYKGEEQLQNIRNVVDPLAKELKSLGVSVKFDDRDTHKPGWKFAEYELKGVPVRIAMGNRDLENGTVEIARRDTKEKQTIALDDCISHIQNLLTEMQENVYQKALTFQQENTHEVDTYEEFKEVLEKEGGFIYAHWDGTAETEEKVKEETKATIRCIPLDREMTPGTCMVTGKPSKGKVLFAKAY; encoded by the coding sequence ATGGGCAAAGGAATTCCGTCAAGATCGGAAGATTATTCGCTGTGGTACAACGAATTGGTCAAAAAAGCAGGGTTAGCAGAAAATTCACCCGTACGTGGTTGTATGGTGATCAAACCCTATGGATTTGCCATTTGGGAGAAAATGCAGCAAACGCTGGACCAAATGTTCAAGGATACAGGGCACTCAAATGCCTATTTCCCTTTGTTCATCCCAAAATCCCATCTCAGTCGCGAGGCTGACCATGTGGAAGGTTTTGCCAAAGAATGTGCAGTAGTCACCCACTATCGTTTGAAAACCAATGAAGAAGGAACGGGTGTAGAAGTAGATCCTGAGGCAAAATTGGAAGAAGAGTTGATCGTTCGACCTACGTCGGAAACGGTGATCTGGGATTCTTATAAGAACTGGATCCAGTCCTACAGAGATCTTCCATTGTTGTTGAACCAATGGGCCAATGTGGTCCGCTGGGAAATGCGAACACGCCTTTTTTTGAGAACTGCGGAATTCTTGTGGCAGGAAGGGCACACGGCTCATGCCACAAAACAGGAAGCTCAGGATGAGACGGTGCAAATGCTGAACGTATACGCGGAATTCGTGGAAAAATTCATGGGTGTTCCTGTCATCAAAGGGGTTAAAACCGAAAGTGAGCGTTTTGCAGGTGCAGAAGATACTTATTGTATTGAGGCCATGATGCAGGATGGCAAAGCCCTTCAGGCTGGAACGAGCCACTTCCTGGGTCAAAATTTTGCAAAAGCTTTTGATGTGAAGTTCGCTACCAAAGAAGGGAAAGAGGAATATGTATGGGGAAGCTCATGGGGTGTGAGTACCCGACTAATGGGTGCATTGATCATGGCGCATTCAGATGACGAGGGATTGGTATTGCCTCCGAATCTGGCTCCCATTCAAGTAGTGATCGTTCCTATCTATAAAGGTGAAGAGCAGCTTCAGAACATCAGAAATGTCGTCGATCCATTGGCGAAAGAACTAAAGTCACTGGGTGTTTCCGTAAAATTCGATGATCGGGACACGCACAAGCCAGGTTGGAAATTCGCTGAATATGAATTGAAAGGTGTACCTGTTAGAATTGCCATGGGTAATCGGGACCTGGAAAACGGAACGGTAGAAATTGCCCGAAGAGACACCAAAGAAAAGCAAACCATCGCTTTAGATGATTGTATCAGCCACATTCAAAACTTGCTAACAGAAATGCAGGAGAATGTCTATCAAAAAGCACTTACCTTCCAACAAGAAAACACGCATGAAGTAGATACTTATGAGGAATTCAAAGAGGTTTTGGAAAAAGAGGGTGGATTCATCTACGCTCATTGGGATGGTACAGCAGAAACGGAAGAAAAAGTAAAGGAGGAAACCAAGGCGACCATTCGCTGTATTCCTTTGGATCGTGAAATGACTCCTGGCACTTGCATGGTGACCGGGAAACCTTCGAAAGGAAAGGTATTGTTTGCTAAGGCTTATTAA
- a CDS encoding NfeD family protein yields the protein MELVTVLGFILFGLILIIVEVIFVPGTTFVGIAGFIFAGYGIYLSFDYYGNSAGFTTLGLSFIIGVGIMVYAFKYKAWERFASKGTMKGTVNDEKTFELHVGDEGLTISSLKPIGKASFNDEELEVRSLGEFIEERQAIKIIEIDNQKIVVSKI from the coding sequence ATGGAACTTGTAACTGTCTTAGGGTTTATCCTTTTCGGCCTGATATTGATCATCGTTGAAGTGATCTTCGTACCAGGGACCACTTTCGTGGGAATTGCGGGATTCATTTTTGCTGGTTACGGCATCTATCTCAGCTTTGATTATTATGGGAATAGTGCTGGTTTTACCACACTCGGCTTATCCTTTATCATTGGTGTAGGTATCATGGTCTACGCCTTCAAGTACAAAGCCTGGGAAAGATTTGCTTCGAAAGGAACGATGAAAGGGACAGTCAATGATGAAAAAACCTTTGAACTTCATGTCGGAGACGAAGGGCTCACTATTTCTTCTCTGAAACCAATCGGTAAAGCCTCTTTCAATGACGAAGAACTGGAAGTTCGGTCTTTGGGAGAGTTCATCGAAGAACGGCAGGCGATTAAGATCATTGAAATCGACAACCAGAAGATCGTCGTTTCGAAAATCTAA
- the floA gene encoding flotillin-like protein FloA (flotillin-like protein involved in membrane lipid rafts) — MANFTVIILVFAGIIGFFIFLYFVPVNLWITAIFSGVRVGLAELVFMRIRKVPPSIIVNSLITATKAGLTISEDGSEARRTLKSSDLETHYMAGGNVPQVIKALISADKANINLSFRQATAIDLAGRDVFEAVQISVNPKVINTPSVAAVAADGIQLVAKARVTIRANIQQLVGGAGEDTILARVGEGIVTSVGSAATHKEVLENPDKISKLVLQRGLDAGTAFEILSIDIADVDVGANIGAKLQTDQASADLKVAEAKAEERRAMAVAEEQEMVAKAQEARAQVILAEAEVPKALADAFRSGNLGVMDYYKFQNIQADTEMRESIAGTDSKKKKD, encoded by the coding sequence ATGGCTAATTTCACTGTGATCATTCTGGTTTTCGCCGGAATCATCGGTTTTTTCATATTCCTTTATTTCGTTCCGGTTAATCTCTGGATCACGGCAATATTTTCGGGTGTTCGTGTAGGTTTGGCAGAATTGGTATTCATGCGAATTCGTAAGGTACCGCCTTCTATCATTGTCAACTCACTGATCACTGCAACCAAAGCAGGCCTGACCATATCGGAGGATGGATCAGAAGCGAGGCGGACCCTCAAGAGTTCGGACCTGGAAACCCACTACATGGCAGGGGGTAATGTTCCTCAGGTCATCAAGGCACTTATATCCGCAGATAAAGCCAACATCAACCTTTCTTTCCGTCAAGCTACAGCCATTGACCTGGCCGGAAGAGATGTATTTGAAGCAGTTCAGATTTCGGTGAATCCGAAAGTGATCAATACGCCATCCGTAGCTGCAGTTGCCGCTGATGGTATCCAGTTGGTCGCTAAAGCACGGGTAACCATTAGGGCCAACATCCAACAATTGGTCGGGGGAGCTGGGGAAGACACCATACTTGCTCGGGTCGGCGAAGGTATTGTGACCTCTGTGGGTTCTGCAGCCACTCACAAAGAAGTACTGGAGAATCCTGATAAAATCTCGAAACTGGTACTACAAAGAGGACTGGACGCTGGTACTGCGTTTGAAATCCTGTCAATCGATATTGCTGACGTAGACGTAGGGGCCAACATTGGCGCGAAACTTCAAACGGATCAGGCCTCCGCTGACTTGAAAGTAGCGGAAGCAAAAGCAGAAGAGCGACGAGCTATGGCGGTTGCAGAAGAGCAAGAAATGGTAGCAAAAGCGCAAGAAGCTCGTGCACAAGTGATCCTTGCGGAAGCAGAGGTTCCTAAAGCACTGGCAGATGCATTCAGATCCGGCAACCTTGGCGTGATGGATTACTACAAATTCCAGAACATCCAGGCGGATACGGAAATGAGAGAATCTATTGCCGGAACGGACAGTAAGAAAAAGAAAGACTAA
- the fabG gene encoding 3-oxoacyl-[acyl-carrier-protein] reductase, whose amino-acid sequence MKLLEGKNALVTGASKGIGRAVALKLAEHGANVAFTYLSSVEKGEALVKELEAFGVKAVGYRSDASDFTAAQELIDGMVKEFGSLDVLINNAGITRDNLLMRMSEESWDEIMNVNLKSCFNTVKAASRTLMKQRSGSIINMSSVVGVKGNAGQANYAASKGGINAFSKSVALEFGSRGIRCNAIAPGFIETEMTETLDEKVVQGWRDAIPLKRGGHPNDIADCCVFLASDMSTYITGQVIEVNGGMNT is encoded by the coding sequence ATGAAGTTACTGGAAGGAAAAAATGCATTAGTGACCGGAGCATCCAAAGGGATCGGACGGGCCGTGGCTTTGAAATTAGCGGAACACGGAGCTAATGTAGCCTTTACTTATTTGTCAAGTGTAGAAAAAGGAGAGGCACTGGTAAAAGAGTTGGAAGCTTTCGGCGTGAAAGCGGTGGGCTATCGATCTGATGCCTCAGATTTCACTGCGGCTCAAGAATTGATCGATGGCATGGTGAAAGAATTTGGCTCACTGGATGTATTGATCAACAATGCTGGGATCACCCGGGACAACCTGCTCATGAGAATGTCTGAAGAAAGCTGGGACGAAATCATGAATGTGAATTTAAAGTCTTGCTTCAATACCGTAAAAGCAGCTTCCAGAACTTTGATGAAACAACGATCCGGTTCAATCATCAACATGTCTTCTGTCGTGGGTGTGAAAGGAAACGCCGGCCAGGCCAATTATGCGGCTTCAAAAGGTGGGATCAATGCTTTCTCAAAATCTGTCGCTTTGGAATTCGGATCACGAGGTATTCGTTGTAATGCGATCGCTCCAGGATTCATTGAAACCGAGATGACTGAAACCCTGGATGAAAAAGTGGTCCAAGGCTGGAGAGATGCCATTCCTTTGAAAAGAGGAGGTCATCCCAATGATATCGCAGACTGCTGTGTCTTCCTGGCATCAGACATGTCTACTTATATCACCGGACAAGTGATCGAAGTAAATGGTGGGATGAACACCTGA
- a CDS encoding DUF1572 family protein, translating to MSSIQALTTLYERDIDRLKNEIASYQQETNLWRKEGTIANSAGNLCLHLIGNLKHFIGLHIGQVPYERDRDGEFSNTDIPRDDMIAEIEGTKAIVSKALNTLSDHDLNKDYPIEFGGNTPTIAYILIAMQSHLGYHLGQINYHRRLLDL from the coding sequence ATGAGCAGCATCCAGGCCCTGACCACCTTATACGAAAGAGACATTGATCGCCTTAAAAATGAAATAGCTTCCTACCAGCAAGAAACCAATCTCTGGCGAAAGGAAGGCACCATTGCCAATTCAGCCGGTAATCTATGCCTTCATCTCATTGGCAACCTCAAACACTTCATTGGTCTTCATATAGGCCAAGTGCCTTATGAAAGAGACCGTGATGGTGAGTTTTCAAATACGGATATTCCCCGAGATGATATGATCGCTGAAATTGAAGGCACCAAAGCAATTGTATCCAAAGCCCTAAACACTTTATCAGACCATGATCTTAACAAGGACTACCCGATCGAGTTTGGCGGCAACACACCAACAATCGCCTATATCCTGATTGCAATGCAATCTCATTTAGGGTATCACCTGGGACAGATCAATTATCATCGGAGGCTGTTGGACTTGTAG